TAATAATAGTCAGGGGAGACAAACTCAGGCAACAGCCGCAAGAGTAACGCCAGAATGAGCTGCGTGAAGAGCCAGCAGCCGCCGGTCGCGTCACAAGTCAGGCGGTGCCCATCCGAATCATCGACTGAGTATCTGAGACACAGGAGATCGTCCGTCAGACAAAGAGGGAATTTACCGTTCGTAGCACCGTACCACAATGCACGCGCCGCCGTAGGTGTAAAAGGCGTGTGTactgctcgccacaccgtgttccagccaATTTCGGGGCGCCGGTGTGCGACCATATTGATGAGTGTTGCTGGTACTAAACGTGATAATAGTCTTTCATGATGGGCATACGTACAGACGGAAAATCTGCTCTTGAGTAGCTGAAGTAAAttaagaactctctgatgtgggcgaGTGACGGTGAAACGTGTCGCACAGAAATCGGTGGTTTTAGAGAGCGTGTTCCCACTTCGGGTATCAGGGTGCCAGTCAGACTGGTGTGGGCAGAGGGCCACGTACAGCGCATAGTGTGGAGGTAGAGCGATCCCGCACAGTTATGGACATGATATATAACGATATAGCCTGTTCGCTGTGCCCTAGACCACTGGAGGTACACCTATGTATACATATAAGGGCAGTCAACTGAAAATCAAACACCAATCACAACGGTATTGTGGAACGGTCCCATTCAAAAGTTATTACCACATGCGTTAaggcatttatcccactgggaggcgAAACGATCAGTTCTTGTGTCTTGGAACGCCGTCGGCCACCGACGGTCCTACAACCACACCCATTGTTGCGCTACCTCGTCCAGCTGAAACCATGGTCACGCTTGTCTTCTTCAGACCGACAGACATGTGAACAACACACGATGAAATGTCTTGGCTGTACGGTGaacgttgcagtgtttcccaagaaAACGGCTGAAGCTTGCTTTCGTCAAATTGGCAGTGTTCAGACACGCGTTATGGACTGCAGGGGTCCTCTGCACGAGCTAGGAACCACAATCAATGCTCagagctatgaagacactttgcagaaaatgTGACACTTCACAGAGTCAAAAATACTAGGAATACCGTCGGACAGCATCTTCTCGTAGCACGATTACGCCTTTCAATCCATTCCATGATCCGGTTGTTCCGGGTGTTAGGTTTTCACTTGACTACTCTTTATATAACCATTTTTCTAATACCTGTGGATTTAAGATTCTTTGTTAGAGAATTTTACAATTAAAATATTACTGCACGAGTTCTCAatttatgaaatacactcctgtaaattgaaataagaacaccgtgaattcattgtcccaggaaggggaaactttattgacacattcctggggtcagatacatcacatgatcacactgacagaaccacaggcacatagacacaggcaacagagcatgcacaatgtcggcactagtacagtgtatatccacctttcgcagcaatgcaggctgctattctcccatggagacgatcgtagagatgctggatgtagtcctgtggaacggcttgccataccatttccacctggcgcctcagttggaccagcgttcgtgctggacgagcagaccgcgtgagacgacgcttcatccagtcccagacatgctcaatgggggacagatccggagatcttgctggccagggtagttgacttacaccttctagaacacgttgggtggcacgggatacatgcggacgtgcattgtcctgttggaacagcaagttcccttgccggtctaggaatggtagaacgatgggttcgatgatggtttggatgtaccgtgcactattcagtgtcccctcgacgatcaccagtggtgtacggccagtgtaggatatcgctccccacaccatgagcctcggtcgtatgcagtcctgattgtgacgctcacctgcacggcgccaaacacgcatacgaccatcattggcaccaaggcagaagcgactctcatcgctgaagacgacacgtctccattcatccctccattcacgcctgtcgcgacaccactggaggcgggctgcacgatgttggggcgtgagcggaagacggcctaacggtgtgcgggaccgtagcccagcttcatggagacggttgcgaatggtcctcggcgataccccaggagcaacagtgtccctaatttgctgggaagtggcggtgcggtcccctacggcactgcgtgggatcctacggtcttggcgtgcatccgtgcgtcgctgcggtccggtcccaggtcgacgggcacgtgcaccttccgccgaccactggcgacaacatcgatgtactgtggagacctcacgccccacgtgttgagcaattcggcggtacgtccacccggcctcccgcatgccaactatacgccctcgctcaaagtccgtcaactgcacatacggttcacgtccacgttgtcgtggcatgctaccagtgttaaagactgcgatggagctccatatgccacggcaaactggctgacactgacggcggcggtgcacaaatgctgcgcagctagcgccattcgacggccaacaccgcggttcctggtgtgtccgctgtgccgtacgtgtgatcattgcttgtacagccctctcgcagtgtccggagcaagtatggtgggtctgacacaccggtgtcaatgtgttcttttttcatttccaggagtgtataattattcttcatttattAGGAAATTGCCTGTTCACAGAATTTTGTCAACCGGTACAATTTTTCCAAAACCATAAACAGTTATTGCCTTTTCAATTTGGAATTATTATTTAGCTAAGCAATGAATCATTTATTTCCAGGTACTGAGTCATGACCTTTCTTTTTCTCAGTATCAGCGGTGCTAATGATCTGACTCACGCATTATCCAGACGAGAATAAATTAAACATAACTGATAAGAAAGCCTGTGCTGATATCACTGTGTAATGCTCAACAAGGTACTTCGGTACCTTTCCGATAATATCGGTAAGAACAGGCGCTATCATTATAGAAACATGCTGATTAACGGACGATAAAAGAAAATTAACTGATTTTATCTATTTCCGGACTTACAAACAACTTACGAAATTATAGCCCAACTACACTATATATATATGTACAGCTTGCAGCAGGTAGTACAAAGGCTCTGGACACTCCCAACGATGAGGCTGCTGATCACCTTTACGGCTGTGTTGGCCGTCGCTTCTGCACAGAATGCCACCAACCGATTCCCGGCTGACTTCATGTTTGGAGCTGCAACAGCCGCGTATCAGGTCGAAGGTGCCTGGAATGAAGATGGTGGGTTCCGAAGCATTAAGTGTATTCCAAGGCAATTTTAAAAAGTGTAAAAGAAAACTATCTATTCGAAAACGTGCTGTTATGTTTAGCGTTTATAATAACATGTGCGTTCAGTACGTTCCTTACTGTCGCTTGTCCAAGTCAATAATATACTTCCATGACAGTAGTTAATAGGTTACACTATTTATTGTGACGTTCTTGCATCTCTGTACAGGCAAGGGAGAGAGCATTCAGGACTACATGTTCCACAACTATCCGGAATACATGATAGGAGAAGACAACGGAGACGTCGCCTGCGATTCTTACCATCAGTACCTGCAAGATGTGGAGATGCTGAAAACGCTCAACGTAAGTACAATTTCAAATGGCATTGCAGATTGCAACACACCGTTTGTCCTCAAGATATTGTCTCCTGATTGAATTCGAGATAAAATAAAGCTAGTGACTGAGTTACTGATTATTAGTACAGTACAAAGTATTCCGTATCTACAGAAATTGTACTACCTGTTTCAGATTCATGTAGCGCTCTGTCGGGAATTGATTTTTCTCAGCATGCAGTTTGTGtaggaaaataaaatattatgtacatTCCAAAAGCAGTTACAGGTTTTACGCTGTAGTAGACAACGTACGAGTACAACAAAGTAAAATACTTTCCTTAAAACGAAAACAAGAGGAGAGATGATTGTCGCCAACGACTACGTAAATATTCATGGAAATAAGTATTGAAACAGATAGGATGGCAGAGGAGTTTGGTCGCCTACTTTCGAAACATAAAATTGTCTTCAAATTACTCTATTCATGGAAACTATGGAAAAGTGTTATGAAAACGGGATCAGAAACCCTCGCGTCACCTTTGTGAGTTAATGTTTTATCCCTTCTCCCGAAACTTTCAGCGATGTTCATGTTAGGTGCTGATATACAGACATACAATATTCCTCTGTTTCCCTGTTTGTCGGATATGAATTGGTTTCTTGTTTGAGAAAGTGACGAGTGCTTGTGGAGTATCTTGGTATTATTGTGTTACTGTGGGTTGTTATGTGGAGTATCTTGGTATTATTGTGTAACTGTGGGTTGTTATGGAATGGAAGACAAGGTAGTCGGAGAAATCGAATGGTGCCACGTAGTCTACTCGTTTCCATATTGTCGAGAGAGCGTACGAGCTTCCGTTGGCAATGTTGTGAACCAGAAGAGCTGCAATAGCAGGAtctcaaaaagttaaaaaaatcttCCAGAAGAAATGAATTATAACTAGCCATTCATATTCGAAACGATGGAATTGTACTTTAGGAAATTTAATCAATTTACTCGTTTTGAATGTTTATTTCCAGTGACTACATTTCACTAATTTACTTCTGGTTTTCTTACCAGGGGTTCTTTGTAAGAAGAGTGGCGAGGAATTATAGTAATAGATTACTCTCAAAGGTGTGGGCGTAGTCCTTAATTTTCGGTCTCCATTGTCGAATAAAATCATCCATTTAATAATTTGAAGGTACCATTCTTGCAATTAACACAAACTTCCTTatcgcttgccggccggagtggccgagcgcttcttggcgcttcagtctggaaccgcgcgaccgctacggttgcatgttcgaatcctgcctcgggcatgaatgtgtgtgatgaccttaggttagttaggtttaagtagttgtaagttatagggaactgatgacctcacctgttaagttccatactgctcagagccatttgaatttgaacctcaTCGCATTCTTCCTTTGTATCACTGTCTCTTTAATAATCTCTGTTCATGATTCTTATATATTTCCAGAATGATAAATAATTTTCAGGGTCACTTCATTAAATATTGTCATTGATCACAAAAAGGCAGTGTGGTTTTAAGTTAGATGTCTTCAATTTCTTGGCTTAGtcaacaaaaatatggttcaaatggctccgaaagcgatgggacttaatttctgaggtcaccagtctcctagaacttagaactacttaaacctaactaacgtagggacatcacaaacatccatgcccgaggcaggatttgaacctgcgacagtagcggtcgcgcggctccagtccgtagcgcctagaaccgctcggccactccggctggcctttTAGTCAACAAACGGCAAAAATATTATCCATGTGTAACCATTCTCCGGCACATTACTTATTCTTCTGTTATGTTGGTTTAACCGGTTCTTTACCGTTGTAGATATGCCTTAGTGGGTTCAGCAGTAATACATGATTTAATAATGAAATATCAGCTGTCAATCCCCAGACACTTCGTTGCAACCATTAATACTTCTTTATCGATCAGGCGGACATCTATCGATTTTCGATCGCCTGGTCACGTGTGTTGCCTAACGGGGACCTCGACTTCATCAACCAGGCTGGTATCGACTACTACAACAACCTCATCGACGCCTTGCTCGCCAACGGAATTCAGCCTCTGGTAAGTAGAGAATGATAATTTTCGTGTACTCTTTCTCATGCAGTGAACCTCTCTACCATTTTCAAACGCTAATAAGCGGCATATAGTATAAATGTAACTGATCCTGAGACGAAAAAAAAGAAGCAGCACTGATTCTTTACAGTTATGTCAAACTTAAGGCGTAACTAGAGGCTAATTTTCTACAACGTCTTATAAGAAATGAGACCAGATTTGATTTTACTGTCAGGCTGTCTAGCTGACAAAATAAATTGCCATAGACCATAGTCAGTCACCTATTTTGTAAAAATGACTAATAAACGATAATTTTCATTGATGACATGGTATTATACGAGATGAACAGCACAACCCACATTCACTGGCTCTTGGGTGAAATTAACGgcaattgcttacaaaatactccgAGAAACGAGTCAGTGATGCGTGTCTTTGACGGCATAGCGGGCGTAGAGACCAAGGAGAACAGAAACGGGATGGTGAGAAATTCAACCGTGCGACTGTACTTTACTTTCCCTGTAAGTGAGCGTTCCATGTGGGTTAACAGAAAACAGTTGTCGCCAGCAACCACCGAAGAAAGCGCTACCTAGATGGTCCATTGCGTCAGTGAGAGTGATATCAGAAAAGTAGTTTCTGTGAATGTGCATACCTTCGTATGATAGCATGGAATGGCAGAGTTGCAGTATTGTGGCCAAATAATCCGAATGAATATTGTTCTTGACTGGATTAGTCCCAAGACTATTCCAGAACGGAAAAACAAACATAACAGATTGTCCGTACGTACTCTTCGGGAATTTGAATAAACTTGCCCCATTTACTACTTTTTTAAAGTCTGTCCTGAGGCGTTTGGCGGTAAATAGTCATACAAATGAATCAGGAAAAAAATATTACTCGTGACTGACTTTTTGCCTCGGATTTGCATGGGTACCGCCTAGTACCTACGACAGGATGACTTTCCCAGCGAAGCGGTAACAAATGATATGCGCAAACCTCCCTCGTCAATCAGTCTATGTATCAGTGGGAAAAGCATCACAATCCCAGCAGTGGTTCCTGATATTAACCGGTAACATAAAAACGAATGTGACATGGGGAACCTAAGTTCATAATATGTAGAGATAGAGAAAATTCCAGCGGTATGCAAGGTGGTCACAAACAAGCTGAAAAggatgtaagggtgttgcagggtaggttttgctgagaaataattgttacaaaaaaaaaaaaatcactacgtTGCACCATTTCAGAGTTAATCAGCATTAAAGGTAGCCAGTTAGGATATCGCGCTCAAACTCGAACGTCTCGGTGGATGTCCGTTGTTCTCATATCGTagttgatagcgcacgagactgctcagccttcggCTCTGGTTCGATTCTTACTATCGTTCCAAGTCCAATGTTTCTATCGCGCTCTCTCTCGGTTTTAGGAAATCACacgaagaacacgtttgacgaCACCGTCCCTGGCGGTTCGATTGAATTCGCACGCCCAACAACCTgcctggctaacttcagtgctaattaactcggaaacaaggCAACGAATCGAATTTTCTTCTTAAATTCATTTCTCACCACAACCCACTCTGTAACATGCTTACAGCAGACTGTTTctgtatataaatgatgaactgcaccgacaaaatttcggtcGCTGCTCAGGGATATTTTGTGAGGAGTTTGGTATAAGAGCCCCTTGACCTCCACTGGCTCGtggtagacacgttcagagtaccacgTCAAAGGACTGGTGGCGCGCGTAAACACGTCCAGAGTAGTTAAAGGGTTAACAAATAAAGCCACATTTGAATCAATCTAGCGCAAACCTATCAATCCTGCCAGTTATAAATATCTTGTATAAATCTTACGAGATGTGAAAATTTATTCCGCATATCAGGTTATGTTTATCCGCAAATTATTAAACTCCTAGCATCCTTGCCTATTTACATGTGTATAGATGCCTACGTTCTGCAGTGATTACGGATTTACATTCCTATAAATTCCAATGAAGATAAAAACCTGATGTGTAGAACGAGGACATAACCGTTTCTTATCAAAGATACTTCATTCGACGTTACTATTACATCACATAGAAACCATCAATATCTCCAAACCACCAGCTACAAACTTTTTACAGATATCGTAAAAGAATTACCATCGTTCTTGTTTGGCAGAATTCCTCAGAAGATCTAGGCATAATTAAGTGAATCTAATTACTTCACAAAAACATACGCTCTCTACTTCGTTTCATGAAGTTTGAAATTGTTGTATGCCGTCTGTAGGTGACAATGTACCACTGGGACCTTCCTCAAGCACTGCAGTACATCGGAGGCTGGCCCAACGAATTGCTGGTCGACTACTTCGTTGAATACGCCAGGTTACTCTTCCAAACCTTCGGAGATAGGGTAAGTTCCAGTGCACTAGTAGCCTCGTTTTACAATTACTTTACCTGGCAGCATAATTGACGATCTATTGTTCCACAGGTGAAATGGTGGCTCACCTTCAACGAGCCACATCAGTTCACGATGGGATACGCTATGTTGGGGGTTGCACCGTCTCAACCAGCTCCGGGCATCGGCGACTACCTGGCGACACATACCGTCATCAAAGCTCACGCCAGGGTCTGGCACATGTACGATGAGGAGTTCAGAGCCACACAGAACGGTCAGTGCCGCCGGACAGCATGAAAGTCACTtctgatacatacactcctggaaatggaaaaaagaacacattgacaccggtgtgtcagacccaccatacttgctccggacactgcgagagggctgtacaagcaatgatcacacgcacggcacagcggacacaccaggaagcgcggtgttgcccgtcgaatggcgctagctgcgcagcatttgtgcaccgccgctgtcagtgtcagccagtttgccgtggcatacggagctccatcgcagtctttaacactggtagcatgccgcgacagcgtggacgtgaaccgtatgtgcagttgacggactttgagcgagggcgtatagtgggcatgcgggaggccgggtggacgtaccgccgaattgctcaacacgtggggcgtgaggtctccacagtacatcgatgttgtcgccagtggtcggcggaaggtgcacgtgcccgtcgacctgggaccggaccgcagcgacgcacggatgcacgccaagaccgtaggatcctacgcagtgccgtaggggaccgcaccgccacttcccagcaaattagggacactgttgctcctggggtatcgccgaggaccattcgcaaccgtctccatgaagctgggctacggtcccgcacaccgttaggccgtcttccgctcacgccccaacatcgtgcagcccgcctccagtggtgtcgcgacaggcgtgaatggagggacgaatggagacgtgtcgtcttcagcgatgagagtcgcttctgccttggtgccaatgatggtcgtatgcgtgtttggcgccgtgcaggtgagcgccacaatcaggactgcatacgaccgaggcacacagggccaacacccggcatcatggtgtggggagcgatctcctacactggccgtacaccactggtgatcgtcgaggggacactgaatagtgcacggtacatccaaaccgtcatcgaacccatcgttctaccattcctagaccggcaagggaacttgctgttccgcatgtatcccgtgccacccaacgtgttctagaaggtgtaagtcaactaccctggccagcaaggtctccggatctgtcccccattgagcatgtttgggactggatgaagcgtcgtctcacgcggtctgcacgtccagcacgaacgctggtccaactgaggcgccaggtggaaatggcatggcaagccgttccacaggactacatccagcatctctacgatcgtctccatgggagaatagcagcctgcattgctgcgaaaggtggatatacactgtactagtgccgacattgtgcatgctctgttgcctgtgtctatgtgcctgtggttctgtcagtgtgatcatgtgatgaatctgaccccaggaatgtgtcaataaagtttccccttcctgggaaaatgaattcacggtgttcttatttcaatttccaggagtgtataactgtagGTAAAAACAGTAGGTAAATAGTATGACGAGCCAGTGACCACAGTCCACCGCGATACCTAATGGGGCTTTGTGCTGTTGCGGAAAATGATGTGATAAGGGAAGCGtgtacaatatctgatcaaaagtatccggacagccctatGTAATACGTAATTGAGCACTGCATGCCACGAGAGAGACACACGGGCCAGTATAAAAGTAGGCGAAGAGTATTGCATTTTCAGTAGATAAGCAATAACCGCAGAATCGGTAGATctggagagttcagtgacttctaaGCTGCAGCAGGCATTCGATATCATCTAGGCACTGAATCAGTCAGGAATATGTCAACCTTTCTAAAGTTGCCCGTGACAACTGATGGTGATATGATTGTTAAGTGGAACCACGTACGAACAACCGCAGAAGAAATCTTATACGGATGGGCAGGAATCGTAACACTGCGGAGGGttgttgtaaaaaattgcatgaaatcagtggaaggaatcactcatgagttccaaagtgtttCCAGCAGTCCGACTAGCACAGTACCTGAGCGCAGAAAGTTTAAAATGGGGTACAGTAGTATAACAGTTCCTCGTAATTGTGTATCTCTGTAGCCAATGCTAAGAGACTTTTTAAGGGTGTGAAGAGTTACGCCACCTGATGGAGGGTGACTGTAAACAAGCAACTAGGAGCGATGAACAGTGCAATAAATGGAAGGATTTCAatttggcgaatacctggaaaATAATTACATGCCGTGATTTGTAATACTAACGGTAAAGTACCGATTTAGCGAACACAGCATTGGGTACTCCTTACAGTAAAAGAACTGTTCGGAAACGGTGACCgtatcagcatgaaaatgaaacgtgtcattaagcagcatctgtggttagtggacaataacattcttgaaatgtagTGGCCCGGCCAAAGTTATCACCTGAAACCAATATGGGATGAACTAGAAAATTTACTTTGCACCATACCATGGTATCCAGCGCTATCTTCCCTGATTCGGGTTTTgaagaagaatgagctgccatccaTACATATCAATAAAAGTGTCCCCGGAGAGgagagttcaagtcgtcataagGACGAAGGTGGGACACTACGTACATTAAATGAAGATACTTATGGACCGATAATATAAGCGAAGCAGCGATGATTGAGGAAtcagtttgccgatgatactgtctGAAAGTGGAGAAATGTGCTGACATAGGTGACTTTGACAAGGAGCTGATTACTATGGCATCGCGTCTGGAAACAGAAGGAAATGGTGCAATTGTCGTGGAAAAATGGTTGAAGTACTGTGAAACACCGAGTAGGCGACGAGGTTTTGTATGTCTTCCCAGGAAGGTGACATAACATACTTTTCAGTTCCGTATACCCTGGTAGACGGCTATCTGCGGCAGACTTGATGATGGAGTAAGTTCAAGTGTATCAAGGAAAAAAGATTGTAGTGCATTGTTGAAAATAGGGCTCCAGAACAGAAGAACCGCGTGGGTTCCAGTGTTGGCCTAGTGACATCGTCTATAACGACTGCTAGTGGTTGCTCGATCATCAAGATTGAAATGTGGACTAATGAAAACAtatcacctggtcggatgaataacCTTTCTTCCTACTCTAGGTCGATGTTTGTGTCTCATATGTAGTCAAACAGGCGAAAGGCTGTACAATACATGCACCACACCATGCCCACGGACTGGTGGGCTAGCGTTTCCCCTGCGCTTCCATCCAATATGCGGGAGTCAACTAAGGTACCACGAAAGGTGTGGAGGTGTGAGGATCACCTCCAAGACCAGAACCGTGAAACAgttgtttgagaagcattatagtgagctCACATTTATATCTTGGCCTGCAAATTAGCCTCATCCGAACCAGATGAAACTCACCTCTGATGCTGTCTGGTTCTAGCTCCACACCCACAAGCTACGAGCTCGTAATTTACAGACTGtgtatgacctgtgtgtagacattgGGTGCTACACGTCTCTCGAAAACTTCGGAAGACGCGTTAATTCCATGACAATTACAATAGCTGCTGTAACGCATTAAATAGGTGTACCAATATGCCATTAACCAGGTAGTCGCATTGTTTTGGCTACTCAAGCCGGCAAAACATGGGTGGAAGAGTCATTCTACAGTGGATGACAGTGGTTGAAGAAGATGCACATATATTACCAACTGAATTAGTcatcttttataaatgtgttttgtCCTGACAGCGGCGGCGATGCATTTTGGCATGGACTGCTCCAGATAATGAAAGTGTTGGGAGTCACTCTGACCAATTACTGCTCAACTGCTGCCTTCGTGTCAAGGTGACTGGTCGTGGCCGGATTTAAAGAGTACACACCTCGCTCGATCCCGTTTCCATTACGGCCCCACCTTACTGTGACTAAAACTACTTGTTACCTAAGCTGTATCACATGTCGTTAGAGCGCTGCCACGTGTGCCTTTGTTAAGCCTCAGGTAACAAGGAGCGGGCAGCCAGCATTGGATACAGATTGTTTTCCCTCCGCACTACTCGAAGAATGGAAGTGAACAGACGCTTTCTTGTGggtgatgaacagttcgtgttccACGACTAAAAGTCTGTTTCCAGGTGTGAAGtgtcatttaaaaaataattttagtcCTACTGTTGCAACCTGATGCCCATGATGTATTGGAATGATGCTCACAAAATAAATAACGAAACCTAGGGTAATGGGATGCTCTATTCAATTGCTACAATTGAAGGTGGCCTCTGGAGTGCTGTATTGTAATGAAAATACGCACATGATTAGCCAGTTGGTTTCTTTACCTTCCACTGATGAGAGGAGGCTTTGGCGAGCCCATCTGAAGGGACACTAATACTATCCAAACATTTTCCACCTTCGAATAAAGTTGTTAACTGCCTGAAATTTTCGCATTAATGGCCtactttatttatgaaaaaccGATGCTCTTTCACAGTCCTGTAGCAAATGTATTCCACGACTCATGACTCCAGTCGACGCAGGATATAACCACTGGTTCCCATTCTACACCTTCTTTCGACGTATCCACCAGCGATGAAGGATGGTTACTCGTCAACTGTTTAGGCCCAGAATAGAATCTACGAAAGACTGCTGCATATTTGATTGCCTACATGCCGTTATTGTTCGCGAGAATCTATGGCGGCCCATACCCCAACGAATAGATCCTCACAGCAATCAATATTAGACTATAATTTACGGTGAATCAAAGTAATTACAGCATCCCTGACAAAGTAAGATTTGAAACGGACAGTCCCTGCACTTTCGAAGGTCGTTCAATCACAATATTACGGTGATGAAGTGCGATGATGGTCCAAGTGTTGCACTTTCTGTGCTTGAGTGTTACGCTATGGACCAGTATGAAGTTCCACGATATGGCAATTGTTGCAGCCACTT
The nucleotide sequence above comes from Schistocerca piceifrons isolate TAMUIC-IGC-003096 chromosome 7, iqSchPice1.1, whole genome shotgun sequence. Encoded proteins:
- the LOC124805572 gene encoding myrosinase 1-like, which produces MRLLITFTAVLAVASAQNATNRFPADFMFGAATAAYQVEGAWNEDGKGESIQDYMFHNYPEYMIGEDNGDVACDSYHQYLQDVEMLKTLNADIYRFSIAWSRVLPNGDLDFINQAGIDYYNNLIDALLANGIQPLVTMYHWDLPQALQYIGGWPNELLVDYFVEYARLLFQTFGDRVKWWLTFNEPHQFTMGYAMLGVAPSQPAPGIGDYLATHTVIKAHARVWHMYDEEFRATQNGSVGITLNMDWPEPETNSTEDAEAADRARQFVVGIAALTSTSCIYCNLSVVTYGLCEVDKTSPNKTRTPKESAAFMSEVFRTKELPSQYNLY